One stretch of Punica granatum isolate Tunisia-2019 chromosome 5, ASM765513v2, whole genome shotgun sequence DNA includes these proteins:
- the LOC116206586 gene encoding phosphoenolpyruvate carboxylase kinase 2-like — MSEALLREYRVCEEIGRGRFGAVSLFQSLDPTRPGSFAVKSISKASVSGDDLDSQCLLSEPKILSLLSPHPNIVQIYDVYEDSTHLHMVLDLCNGPDLHQLLVNAGRPFSESEAAPLFAQLMRAVAHCHRHGVAHRDIKPDNILFDPTGRLKLADFGSADTFSAGPLSGLVGTPYYVAPEVVAGRAYGEKVDVWSAGVVLYMMLAGFPPFYGETAVEIFNAVLRANLRFPVRTFGSVSPAAKDLLRRMLCKDISRRLSAEQALRNPWTASGGVVDNDKNDPT; from the exons atgaGTGAAGCGCTTCTGAGAGAGTACAGAGTCTGCGAGGAGATTGGCCGGGGGAGGTTCGGAGCCGTTTCTCTCTTCCAGTCGCTTGACCCGACCCGACCCGGATCCTTCGCCGTCAAGTCCATCAGCAAGGCCTCCGTCTCCGGCGACGATCTCGACTCCCAGTGCCTCCTCTCCGAGCCCAAgatcctctccctcctctcccCCCACCCCAACATTGTTCAG ATTTACGATGTGTACGAGGATTCGACCCACCTCCACATGGTGCTCGACCTCTGCAACGGCCCGGACCTCCACCAGCTCCTCGTCAATGCGGGCCGGCCATTCTCGGAGTCGGAGGCGGCACCGCTCTTCGCACAGCTCATGCGGGCCGTCGCCCACTGCCACCGCCATGGGGTGGCCCACCGCGACATCAAGCCCGACAACATCCTCTTCGACCCCACTGGCCGCCTCAAGCTCGCCGATTTCGGGTCAGCCGACACATTCTCTGCCGGGCCACTCTCCGGGTTGGTGGGCACGCCCTACTACGTGGCCCCCGAAGTGGTGGCGGGCAGGGCCTACGGGGAGAAGGTAGACGTGTGGAGCGCCGGGGTGGTACTCTACATGATGTTGGCTGGGTTCCCGCCCTTCTACGGCGAGACGGCGGTGGAGATATTCAACGCAGTCCTGAGGGCCAACCTGAGGTTTCCAGTGAGGACTTTCGGGTCGGTCTCGCCCGCGGCCAAGGACCTGCTGAGGAGGATGCTCTGCAAGGACATTTCCCGGCGGTTATCAGCGGAGCAGGCTCTCA GAAATCCGTGGACTGCGAGCGGTGGAGTAGTTGACAATGACAAGAACGACCCAACCTAA